From a single Molothrus ater isolate BHLD 08-10-18 breed brown headed cowbird chromosome Z, BPBGC_Mater_1.1, whole genome shotgun sequence genomic region:
- the CER1 gene encoding cerberus, which yields MSLLLLQMLVLSCLGATELQRNSQQRKSRGPFQHFLYLNKNLFESQSSPERISENPEGVEETLNVPSFFVSIPQTASGSEKKEEKKMSRFILPSAGLHADQNPRTWVASRETSPVENLSPSHYSSKRESEIPYRKDAKKFWDHFMLKKNSASEEVVLPIKTNEMHQENCRTLPFAQGVTHNNCEKVTVQNNLCFGKCSSFHVPGSEDHLYTFCSRCLPSKFSMKRLGLNCTDSVPVVKEIMIVEECKCESRKIKDPVIGSLLSDFYENVHEHN from the exons ATGTCACTGCTTCTGCTTCAGATGTTAGTGCTCTCATGTCTTGGAGCCACAGAGCTACAGAGAAATtcacagcaaaggaaaagcagagggcCATTTCAGCACTTTCTATACCTGAacaaaaatctgtttgaaaGCCAAAGTTCTCCTGAGCGGATAAGTGAGAACCCAGAAGGAGTTGAAGAGACCCTGAATGTACCAAGCTTTTTTGTATCAATTCCACAGACAGCATCTGGAAGtgagaagaaagaggagaaaaaaatgtccaGATTCATACTTCCCAGTGCAGGACTCCATGCAGATCAAAACCCAAGAACCTGGGTTGCATCCAGAGAGACCTCTCCTGTGGAAAACCTCTCTCCATCCCATTATTCCAGCAAGAGAGAATCTGAAATTCCCTACAGAAAAGATGCCAAGAAATTTTGGGACCATTTCATGTTAAAGAAAAACTCAGCATCTGAAGAGGTTGTCCTGCCAATCAAGACCAATGAAATGCACCAAGAAAACTGCAGAACCCTGCCTTTTGCTCAG GGTGTTACTCATAACAACTGTGAGAAGGTGACAGTGCAGAATAATCTGTGTTTTGGAAAATGTAGTTCTTTTCATGTTCCTGGTTCAGAAGATCATCTTTATACCTTCTGTTCCCGTTGCTTGCCCAGCAAGTTCTCCATGAAGCGCCTGGGTCTCAACTGCACTGATTCTGTTCCAGTGGTCAAAGAAATCATGATTGTAGAAGAGTGTAAATGTGAAAGTCGGAAGATTAAAGACCCTGTGATTGGATCTCTACTGTCAGACTTTTATGAAAATGTACATGAGCACAATTAA